Proteins from one Triticum aestivum cultivar Chinese Spring chromosome 7A, IWGSC CS RefSeq v2.1, whole genome shotgun sequence genomic window:
- the LOC123147603 gene encoding far upstream element-binding protein 1, translated as MADSDASAAPPEVATEMKIPVVDLTDAVQEDAAPDRAAAAPTQEEEPSEVAEAEGDHKRKLEEVDAGAEANGAGEDAKRPRVEGNGADAVQNSESSEKPEEPVAVITEGAADAEVAPAGDLQTSSEVKPQETATEAPPQQQEGDATGALQETTRLIDVPNTKVGVLIGKAGETIRNLQMSSGAKIQITKDADVPSDATTRPVELVGTTESIDKAEQLIKSVIAEAEAGGSPALIAKGFGSGQSGSEQFEMLVPDNKVGLIIGKGGETIKNLQTRSGARIQLIPQHPPAGTTLTERTVRVTGNKKQIEAAKELIKQAMSQTFPRNTTQSGGYGPQHHNPQGHGPASQWGPRSQPQQYGYPPRGPPQNAPYSQPPYGGYPQQPPPRGGMGWDQRQGPPPHQGGGYDYYKQGSQPYESQPPNYPPGPGNFNSYGPSQAPSYGQPQYPQSAPPQNYGPGYGDPRYSAPAPAQQYYGQPPAGPQQGYPQQPDPYARPPYGGPGQWPPRGSAPADGAYQAPPPASYAPPAQQPPAYGQTYPTGPDGYAQQGYSQQGGQGQGPAAYGQSAPAGPGYSQQGGYAQYPASQPAYGDQSAQNNANYGYQGAPADPNYGNAYPQSGYAAAPTTGQPGYGQAGYTQPPATNPPSYDQSAPPAAQSGYAAPAANPQPAVAKGVSPQPAAAAGYGGQWTA; from the exons ATGGCGGACTCCGACGCATCGGCGGCGCCGCCAGAGGTAGCGACCGAGATGAAGATTCCAGTCGTAGACCTCACCGACGCCGTGCAGGAAGACGCTGCACCAGACCGTGCGGCGGCCGCCCCCACGCAGGAAGAGGAGCCATCAGAGGTTGCCGAGGCCGAAGGCGACCACAAGAGGAAGCTCGAGGAGGTCGACGCGGGCGCGGAGGCCAACGGCGCCGGGGAGGACGCCAAGCGACCGCGCGTGGAAGGCAACGGCGCAG ATGCCGTGCAAAACAGTGAGTCCTCCGAGAAGCCCGAGGAGCCAGTCGCTGTGATTACTGAGGGGGCGGCAGATGCCGAGGTTGCTCCTGCTGGTGATCTGCAGACAAGTTCTGAGGTCAAGCCACAGGAGACTGCAACTGAAGCACCGCCACAACAGCAAGAAGGCGATGCAACCGGTGCCCTGCAGGAGACTACCCGCCTAATTGATGTGCCCAATACCAAG GTCGGCGTTCTAATAGGAAAAGCGGGTGAAACAATCAGAAACCTGCAAATGAGCTCGGGCGCAAAGATCCAAATCACAAAGGATGCAGATGTTCCTTCAGATGCCACGACTCGTCCAGTCGAATTGGTTGGAACTACCGAGAGTATTGACAAGGCTGAGCAGCTTATTAAGAGTGTTATAGCTGAG GCTGAGGCTGGCGGTTCCCCTGCCTTGATAGCCAAAGGTTTCGGGTCTGGTCAGTCAGGTTCAGAGCAGTTTGAGATGCTAGTCCCTGATAATAAG GTTGGTTTAATTATTGGAAAAGGAGGTGAGACAATTAAAAACCTGCAAACCCGATCGGGTGCTCGAATCCAG TTAATTCCTCAACATCCTCCGGCGGGTACTACACTGACCGAAAGGACTGTACGTGTTACTGGCAATAAGAAGCAGATAGAAGCTGCAAAAGAGTTGATTAAGCAAGCTATGAGTCAG ACATTTCCAAGAAACACAACTCAGTCTGGTGGCTATGGTCCGCAACATCACAACCCTCAGGGTCATGGCCCAGCTTCTCAGTGGGGGCCACGGTCTCAACCTCAGCAGTATGGATATCCACCAAGAGGGCCTCCTCAGAACGCGCCATACTCTCAACCCCCTTATGGTGGTTACCCACAGCAGCCACCACCAAGAGGTGGCATGGGCTGGGACCAGAGGCAGGGCCCTCCGCCTCACCAGGGTGGTGGTTATGACTACTACAAACAGGGATCTCAACCTTATGAAAGCCAGCCACCAAACTACCCCCCTGGACCAGGTAACTTCAACAGCTATGGCCCATCACAAGCTCCAAGCTATGGACAGCCTCAGTATCCGCAGTCTGCACCTCCACAGAACTATGGCCCTGGATATGGTGATCCTAGGTACAGTGCTCCAGCTCCAGCCCAGCAGTACTATGGGCAGCCACCAGCCGGTCCGCAGCAAGGCTACCCTCAACAGCCAGATCCTTATGCTAGACCTCCATATGGTGGACCTGGACAATGGCCACCCAGAGGCAGTGCACCTGCAGATGGTGCTTACCAGGCACCACCGCCTGCATCTTATGCTCCGCCAGCCCAGCAACCTCCTGCTTATGGTCAAACATACCCAACTGGACCTGATGGGTATGCTCAGCAGGGTTATTCACAGCAGGGTGGGCAAGGGCAAGGGCCAGCAGCATATGGTCAGAGTGCTCCGGCAGGACCAGGGTACAGTCAACAAGGCGGCTATGCGCAGTATCCTGCATCACAGCCAGCATACGGTGATCAGTCAGCTCAAAACAATGCAAACTATGGTTATCAGGGAGCCCCAGCTGATCCCAACTATGGAAATGCCTACCCACAGTCAGGATATGCTGCTGCACCGACAACTGGTCAGCCTGGATATGGTCAGGCAGGATACACTCAGCCACCAGCTACAAACCCACCAAGTTATGATCAGTCTGCGCCACCAGCAGCTCAAAGTGGCTATGCTGCACCTGCTGCAAACCCACAGCCTGCGGTTGCAAAGGGCGTGTCACCtcagcctgctgctgctgctggataCGGCGGGCAGTGGACTGCCTGA